The Struthio camelus isolate bStrCam1 chromosome 17, bStrCam1.hap1, whole genome shotgun sequence genome window below encodes:
- the MVK gene encoding mevalonate kinase isoform X1, which translates to MLERSLVLSAPGKAILHGEHAVVYGKVALAVALDLRTFLRLRPAGGSVSLRLPSLGAAASWERSRLQALRSGFSADFDESKSPSVEQLNTLREFAGITAESSAPESLATLAFLYMCLAISAKYGDVPSVDIVVWSELPAGAGLGSSAAYSVCLAAALLTACGAIACPLTEGESTARWTEEELSLINSWAFQGERVIHGNPSGVDNAVGTWGGALRYQSGKITSLKRVPTLRILLTNTKVPRSTKVLVADVKDKILKFPAIMNPVLDSINAISQECQSVLEAMPGNPSPEYYPVLEELFDINQHHLNVIGVGHPSLDRLCRVTASHGLHSKLTGAGGGGCGITLLRPDTSPLAVEAAKRDLCACGFECWETNIGAPGVTLHSSSALKAEVLHALSMS; encoded by the exons ATGCTGGAGCGCAGCCTGGTGCTGTCCGCCCCGGGGAAGGCCATCCTGCACGGGGAGCACGCCGTGGTCTACGGCAAG GTGGCCCTGGCCGTGGCCCTGGACCTGCGGACCTTCCTGCGGCTGcggcccgccggcggcagcgtctCGCTCCGCCTGCCCAGCCTCGGCGCGGCGGCCAGTTGGGAGAGGAGCCGGCTGCAGGCCCTGCGGAGCGGCTTCTCAG CTGACTTTGATGAATCTAAATCCCCCAGCGTAGAACAGCTGAATACATTGAGAGAGTTTGCTGGAATCACTGCTGAATCCTCAGCTCCCGAGAGCCTTGCTACTCTTGCCTTTCTCTATATGTGCCTGGCTATTTCAGCTAAGTATGG AGATGTTCCAAGTGTGGACATAGTCGTGTGGTCTGAGCTGCCCGCAGGAGCTGGGTTAGGTTCAAGTGCTGCCTATTCTGTTTGCTTGgcggcagccctgctgactgcgTGCGGAGCCATTGCCTGCCCTCTGACTGAGGGGGAGTCCACAGCCAG GTGGACAGAAGAAGAGCTGAGTTTAATTAACAGCTGGGCTTTCCAGGGCGAGCGAGTGATCCATGGCAATCCCTCGGGTGTGGATAATGCTGTTGGTACTTGGG GTGGAGCCCTGAGATACCAATCAGGAAAAATCACATCATTAAAGAG GGTGCCGACGTTGAGGATTTTGCTGACCAATACGAAAGTCCCTCGAAGCACCAAGGTCCTGGTAGCTGATGTCAAGGACAAGATCCTGAAG TTCCCTGCTATAATGAACCCAGTGCTGGACTCCATCAATGCAATTTCTCAGGAGTGCCAAAGTGTTCTGGAAGCGATGCCTGGAAATCCATCACCAGAGTATTACCCTGTACTGGAG GAACTGTTTGATATAAACCAACACCACTTAAACGTGATTGGAGTCGGCCATCCCTCCCTGGACAGGCTGTGCCGGGTGACGGCCTCGCACGGCCTGCACAGCAAGCTgaccggggccggcgggggcggctgtGGCATCACCCTACTGAGACCAG ACACCTCCCCGCTGGCCGTGGAAGCAGCCAAGCGAGATTTATGTGCCTGTGGATTTGAATGCTGGGAGACCAATATCGGGGCCCCTGGAGTGACCCTGCACTCCTCCTCGGCTCTAAAAGCAGAAGTGCTGCACGCGCTCTCCATGAGTTAA
- the MMAB gene encoding corrinoid adenosyltransferase MMAB, whose amino-acid sequence MLRRAAVAAWSLRRPRSLAATVTATAGRRYGGEAASPDRGPRSARAPKIYTRTGDAGFSSTFTGERRPKDDQIFEALGTTDELSSAIGLASEFSSEKGYTFVEQLHKVQCMLQDVGSNIATPLSSAREAHLKRTSFSEKPVLELEQWIDKYSEQLPPLRAFILPSGGKSSAALHFSRAVCRRAERCVVPIVQAGEADPNVAKYLNRLSDYLFVLARYAAMKEGKEEKIYIKSEA is encoded by the exons ATGCTGaggcgggcggcggtggcggcctgGAGCCTGCGCAGGCCGCGGAGCCTGGCGGCGACGGTGACGGCGACAGCGGGGCGCCGCTATGGCGGCGAGGCGGCTAG CCCGGACCGCGGCCCTCGCAGCGCCCGCGCCCCGAAGATCTACACGAGAACGGGAGACGCAG gcttttccagcACTTTCACCGGAGAGAGGAGGCCGAAGGACGACCAGATCTTCGAAGCCCTGGGCACGACGGACGAGCTGAGCTCGGCTATCGG GCTTGCTAGTGAATTTAGCAGTGAAAAGGGCTACACTTTTGTTGAACAGCTTCACAAA GTCCAGTGTATGCTGCAGGATGTGGGCTCCAACATCGCGACACCTCTCTCCTCAGCCAGGGAGGCTCACTTAA AACGAACATCTTTTAGCGAGAAGCCAGTTCTGGAGCTGGAACAGTGGATTGACAAATACTCGGAACAGCTTCCCCCACTCAGAGCTTTCATACTGCCA TCGGGAGGTAAAAGCAGTGCTGCTCTCCATTTTTCCCGGGCTGTCTGCCGCAGAGCTGAAAGGTG TGTGGTTCCAATAGTACAGGCAGGGGAAGCAGATCCAAATGTGGCCAAATATTTAaacag ACTGAGCGACTATCTCTTCGTTTTGGCACGTTATGCTGCaatgaaggaagggaaggaagagaaaatatacatAAAGTCTGAAGCGTAA
- the MVK gene encoding mevalonate kinase isoform X3 — translation MLERSLVLSAPGKAILHGEHAVVYGKVALAVALDLRTFLRLRPAGGSVSLRLPSLGAAASWERSRLQALRSGFSADFDESKSPSVEQLNTLREFAGITAESSAPESLATLAFLYMCLAISAKYGWTEEELSLINSWAFQGERVIHGNPSGVDNAVGTWGGALRYQSGKITSLKRVPTLRILLTNTKVPRSTKVLVADVKDKILKFPAIMNPVLDSINAISQECQSVLEAMPGNPSPEYYPVLEELFDINQHHLNVIGVGHPSLDRLCRVTASHGLHSKLTGAGGGGCGITLLRPDTSPLAVEAAKRDLCACGFECWETNIGAPGVTLHSSSALKAEVLHALSMS, via the exons ATGCTGGAGCGCAGCCTGGTGCTGTCCGCCCCGGGGAAGGCCATCCTGCACGGGGAGCACGCCGTGGTCTACGGCAAG GTGGCCCTGGCCGTGGCCCTGGACCTGCGGACCTTCCTGCGGCTGcggcccgccggcggcagcgtctCGCTCCGCCTGCCCAGCCTCGGCGCGGCGGCCAGTTGGGAGAGGAGCCGGCTGCAGGCCCTGCGGAGCGGCTTCTCAG CTGACTTTGATGAATCTAAATCCCCCAGCGTAGAACAGCTGAATACATTGAGAGAGTTTGCTGGAATCACTGCTGAATCCTCAGCTCCCGAGAGCCTTGCTACTCTTGCCTTTCTCTATATGTGCCTGGCTATTTCAGCTAAGTATGG GTGGACAGAAGAAGAGCTGAGTTTAATTAACAGCTGGGCTTTCCAGGGCGAGCGAGTGATCCATGGCAATCCCTCGGGTGTGGATAATGCTGTTGGTACTTGGG GTGGAGCCCTGAGATACCAATCAGGAAAAATCACATCATTAAAGAG GGTGCCGACGTTGAGGATTTTGCTGACCAATACGAAAGTCCCTCGAAGCACCAAGGTCCTGGTAGCTGATGTCAAGGACAAGATCCTGAAG TTCCCTGCTATAATGAACCCAGTGCTGGACTCCATCAATGCAATTTCTCAGGAGTGCCAAAGTGTTCTGGAAGCGATGCCTGGAAATCCATCACCAGAGTATTACCCTGTACTGGAG GAACTGTTTGATATAAACCAACACCACTTAAACGTGATTGGAGTCGGCCATCCCTCCCTGGACAGGCTGTGCCGGGTGACGGCCTCGCACGGCCTGCACAGCAAGCTgaccggggccggcgggggcggctgtGGCATCACCCTACTGAGACCAG ACACCTCCCCGCTGGCCGTGGAAGCAGCCAAGCGAGATTTATGTGCCTGTGGATTTGAATGCTGGGAGACCAATATCGGGGCCCCTGGAGTGACCCTGCACTCCTCCTCGGCTCTAAAAGCAGAAGTGCTGCACGCGCTCTCCATGAGTTAA
- the MVK gene encoding mevalonate kinase isoform X2, producing the protein MLERSLVLSAPGKAILHGEHAVVYGKVALAVALDLRTFLRLRPAGGSVSLRLPSLGAAASWERSRLQALRSGFSADFDESKSPSVEQLNTLREFAGITAESSAPESLATLAFLYMCLAISAKYGDVPSVDIVVWSELPAGAGLGSSAAYSVCLAAALLTACGAIACPLTEGESTARWTEEELSLINSWAFQGERVIHGNPSGVDNAVGTWGGALRYQSGKITSLKRVPTLRILLTNTKVPRSTKVLVADVKDKILKFPAIMNPVLDSINAISQECQSVLEAMPGNPSPEYYPVLEELFDINQHHLNVIGVGHPSLDRLCRVTASHGLHSKLTGAGGGGCGITLLRPGASCLYCIILERSLNWEERN; encoded by the exons ATGCTGGAGCGCAGCCTGGTGCTGTCCGCCCCGGGGAAGGCCATCCTGCACGGGGAGCACGCCGTGGTCTACGGCAAG GTGGCCCTGGCCGTGGCCCTGGACCTGCGGACCTTCCTGCGGCTGcggcccgccggcggcagcgtctCGCTCCGCCTGCCCAGCCTCGGCGCGGCGGCCAGTTGGGAGAGGAGCCGGCTGCAGGCCCTGCGGAGCGGCTTCTCAG CTGACTTTGATGAATCTAAATCCCCCAGCGTAGAACAGCTGAATACATTGAGAGAGTTTGCTGGAATCACTGCTGAATCCTCAGCTCCCGAGAGCCTTGCTACTCTTGCCTTTCTCTATATGTGCCTGGCTATTTCAGCTAAGTATGG AGATGTTCCAAGTGTGGACATAGTCGTGTGGTCTGAGCTGCCCGCAGGAGCTGGGTTAGGTTCAAGTGCTGCCTATTCTGTTTGCTTGgcggcagccctgctgactgcgTGCGGAGCCATTGCCTGCCCTCTGACTGAGGGGGAGTCCACAGCCAG GTGGACAGAAGAAGAGCTGAGTTTAATTAACAGCTGGGCTTTCCAGGGCGAGCGAGTGATCCATGGCAATCCCTCGGGTGTGGATAATGCTGTTGGTACTTGGG GTGGAGCCCTGAGATACCAATCAGGAAAAATCACATCATTAAAGAG GGTGCCGACGTTGAGGATTTTGCTGACCAATACGAAAGTCCCTCGAAGCACCAAGGTCCTGGTAGCTGATGTCAAGGACAAGATCCTGAAG TTCCCTGCTATAATGAACCCAGTGCTGGACTCCATCAATGCAATTTCTCAGGAGTGCCAAAGTGTTCTGGAAGCGATGCCTGGAAATCCATCACCAGAGTATTACCCTGTACTGGAG GAACTGTTTGATATAAACCAACACCACTTAAACGTGATTGGAGTCGGCCATCCCTCCCTGGACAGGCTGTGCCGGGTGACGGCCTCGCACGGCCTGCACAGCAAGCTgaccggggccggcgggggcggctgtGGCATCACCCTACTGAGACCAG